In Mytilus edulis chromosome 4, xbMytEdul2.2, whole genome shotgun sequence, the following proteins share a genomic window:
- the LOC139521471 gene encoding complement C1q tumor necrosis factor-related protein 7-like, whose amino-acid sequence MKSNFANRPKGSVVIYDEVITNDGNSYNPSTGIFTGPTEGLYSFSWTTTTQANKYFFTDLTVNGNMIARNYGGHDNVNLSASQTVVVHLKKNDKVNIKVQDNYVGQFIYGDGWSSFSGFMI is encoded by the coding sequence ATGAAGTCTAATTTTGCGAACAGACCAAAAGGATCCGTTGTCATATATGATGAGGTCATTACAAATGATGGTAATAGCTATAATCCTTCAACAGGAATATTCACAGGACCAACAGAAGGACTTTATTCTTTCTCATGGACAACTACTACGCAAGCGAACAAGTACTTCTTCACTGATCTGACTGTGAACGGAAATATGATTGCAAGGAACTATGGAGGACACGATAATGTCAATCTATCAGCAAGTCAGACTGTTGTTgttcatttgaagaaaaatgacAAAGTCAACATTAAGGTTCAAGATAATTATGTCGGACAGTTTATCTATGGCGACGGATGGTCATCCTTTTCAGGTTTTATGATATGA